A section of the Paenibacillus aurantius genome encodes:
- a CDS encoding putative bifunctional diguanylate cyclase/phosphodiesterase, protein MNWNFFITAYFNSVFGALIAPMYVRYLHKTGKLDDRFHNLLLLFFLTFSFWSYHFLFALGVNSSLPPWKHLFLILLAVTEAYGTKKYIRRLFTIQTFHTGLFLRKGSLAAVYFVAFEILYHLLIFDRESQLSLNLSAFVLTISLSLGISFSALRLLILLSRESSEPRYRNWLYAGAFFIGVALTINPLLITISMIDPQAADLPLNFNFSLIPFSLQAACWVALLLVPDTYGEKVRLREIEKREETERYYHSLFRHNPDGVLALNREGLILQANTSSAGMSGYEEAELVGQSLSALLPGVCLTLPEDVHAATLLQDDTYETWLRKKSGTAFSVRVTTIPIIMDNKVAGVYAVVKDIEDAKAYQNRIHHLAYHDELTGLPNRRYFMNELAARAAEALTGFAVIYVDLDRFKKVNDLFGHSFGDQLITDAASKLRQLLPKSSILARLGGDEFVILADGTADKMLLQPLLRKIVGLFGQPLLVMGQEVILSASLGVAFFPKDGTEPDELMKKADLAMYESKRNGAQHFHFYENTMKAADLADILLENDLRRALERGEIEAYYQPKVDHSTSAVIGGEALLRWRHPRLGLVSPARFIPVAEETGVIVELERWIMEEACRQNKRWQEEGLPAIPISVNLSPSHLSQSTIITTVTEALGKSGLEARYLELEVTESMMMHNEERSILRLHQFKLLGLSISMDDFGTGYSSLSYLTKLPIDILKIDQSFVRQLETGSRAIVETIISMARLLSLQVIAEGVETLEQAELLASLGCVQVQGYCYSPPVPAAEFRQLLEQQAVPPSAGFQSSCL, encoded by the coding sequence ATGAACTGGAATTTCTTCATCACAGCCTATTTCAACTCCGTCTTCGGAGCCCTTATCGCGCCTATGTATGTCCGTTATCTGCACAAGACCGGCAAATTGGACGACCGCTTCCATAATCTCCTTCTGCTGTTCTTTCTTACGTTTTCCTTCTGGAGCTATCACTTTCTGTTTGCTTTGGGTGTAAACTCCTCCCTCCCACCGTGGAAACACCTCTTTCTGATCCTTCTGGCCGTGACAGAGGCATACGGAACCAAGAAATATATCCGCCGCCTGTTTACCATCCAAACGTTCCACACCGGCCTGTTCCTGCGCAAAGGCAGCTTGGCTGCGGTATATTTCGTTGCCTTTGAAATTCTGTATCACTTGCTTATCTTCGACAGGGAAAGCCAGCTTTCCCTTAATCTTTCCGCTTTTGTGCTGACGATCAGCTTGTCGCTCGGCATCTCCTTCTCCGCCTTGAGGCTTCTTATTCTGCTGAGCCGGGAATCGTCCGAGCCGAGATACCGGAATTGGCTGTACGCGGGGGCTTTCTTTATCGGGGTGGCCCTCACCATCAATCCGCTGCTCATCACCATATCGATGATCGATCCGCAGGCGGCGGACCTTCCCTTGAATTTCAACTTCTCCCTGATCCCCTTCTCCCTTCAGGCGGCCTGCTGGGTGGCTCTGCTGCTCGTTCCCGACACATACGGCGAGAAGGTCCGGCTGCGGGAAATCGAGAAACGCGAAGAAACGGAGCGGTATTATCATTCCCTGTTCCGCCACAACCCGGACGGAGTCCTCGCCTTGAACCGGGAAGGCCTCATTCTTCAAGCCAACACTTCTTCGGCAGGGATGTCGGGATACGAGGAAGCCGAGCTCGTCGGACAGTCCCTCTCCGCGCTTCTCCCGGGCGTCTGCTTAACGCTTCCGGAGGACGTTCACGCGGCGACGCTGCTGCAGGACGACACGTACGAAACCTGGCTGCGGAAAAAATCAGGGACGGCGTTCTCCGTCCGGGTGACGACCATTCCGATCATTATGGATAACAAGGTAGCCGGTGTGTACGCGGTGGTCAAAGACATCGAGGATGCCAAAGCCTACCAGAACCGCATTCACCATCTCGCCTACCACGACGAGCTGACCGGGCTGCCGAACCGCCGTTATTTTATGAATGAATTGGCCGCCCGCGCCGCCGAAGCGCTGACCGGCTTCGCCGTGATCTATGTCGACCTCGACCGGTTCAAAAAGGTCAACGACCTCTTCGGCCACAGCTTCGGCGACCAGCTGATTACGGATGCCGCCTCCAAGCTGCGGCAGCTTCTCCCCAAGAGCAGCATTCTGGCCCGGCTCGGCGGGGACGAGTTCGTCATTCTGGCGGACGGTACGGCGGACAAGATGCTTCTTCAGCCTCTATTAAGGAAGATTGTGGGGTTGTTCGGACAGCCTCTCCTCGTCATGGGGCAGGAGGTTATCTTGTCGGCCAGCCTCGGGGTTGCGTTTTTTCCAAAGGACGGAACGGAGCCCGACGAGCTCATGAAGAAGGCGGACCTCGCCATGTACGAATCCAAGCGGAACGGGGCCCAGCACTTCCATTTCTATGAGAACACGATGAAAGCCGCCGATCTCGCGGACATTTTGCTGGAAAACGACTTGAGAAGGGCCTTGGAGCGCGGGGAAATCGAAGCCTACTACCAGCCGAAGGTCGATCACAGCACCTCCGCGGTAATAGGAGGCGAAGCGCTGCTGCGCTGGCGTCATCCCCGGCTTGGGCTTGTTTCTCCCGCCCGCTTCATTCCGGTAGCCGAGGAGACCGGGGTAATCGTCGAGCTGGAGCGTTGGATAATGGAGGAGGCCTGCCGCCAGAACAAGCGGTGGCAGGAGGAAGGGCTTCCCGCTATTCCGATCTCCGTCAACCTGTCTCCCTCCCATCTGTCGCAAAGCACCATTATTACCACCGTTACGGAAGCTCTGGGCAAAAGCGGGCTCGAGGCCCGCTATCTCGAGCTGGAGGTCACCGAAAGCATGATGATGCATAACGAGGAGCGTTCGATCCTAAGGCTGCATCAGTTCAAACTGCTCGGTCTTTCCATCAGCATGGACGACTTTGGCACGGGCTACAGCTCCTTAAGCTACTTGACCAAGCTGCCGATCGACATCTTGAAGATCGACCAATCCTTCGTTCGCCAGCTGGAGACAGGAAGCCGGGCGATCGTGGAAACGATCATCAGCATGGCCCGGCTGCTGTCGCTTCAGGTTATCGCAGAAGGCGTCGAGACGCTGGAGCAGGCGGAGCTGCTCGCGTCGCTGGGCTGTGTTCAGGTACAGGGCTACTGCTACAGTCCTCCCGTTCCCGCAGCCGAATTCCGGCAGCTTCTGGAGCAGCAAGCGGTACCGCCGTCCGCCGGCTTTCAATCGAGCTGCCTTTAG
- a CDS encoding AraC family transcriptional regulator: protein MRPISFFTKMIVFGCILCTLPVLFLGFISYQQSAKEFQKQVNRSQAQLLGQMNSKVEETLLTINHALNQLINSNTMAKALNEPYAPDHFEMYNSLRKEISSTQSFYTKLDDVVIVNFQKNWMIKNSGYYRFDEYLHHAQIYGERLMPRETTWMLNPTVWFYSEEKANAISCPYTISLIKKLPVKALEKDGLAYANLSACGIADILHYTPQPSETVMILDERGQLQYHSNPALIGHYAADTGFLPDMSVLSHASGQFETSRNGERYTATYLKSDFNGWIYVSVISLDRLLMDTKKIANYTILVCVLIILAFVGVTLIGSRRMYSPIGRLMNQLAERLPGKENGRKANEFEIIGDRMQALYQSNSALEHEVQHHLQQARTFFLLRLYQGSVRRSDLTEKLELFGLGEKAGSWTYMAVLTLQIDSLEKTHYGKEDSDLLLFAINNMIEELIPPETRFPPIFIEQTQVTLIGTAEPDKEAFADYLYRTTESIQQKVREVLKLGISIGLSLPFEEVRAASIAYREGHEALKQRIQLGSSVIIQYADVNSGRHRLAIDYPSGLESELVDAITLAEEEPALVLLSRFMQAVFRHELTLQEYQVSVNRLLNKLLGVMQESGISLHQLDTGGSSLYEELNRIQLADEMEAWFRKRLLLPLIAIFRERRNSQYRNISEQVIDRIVNHYDTNLTIESCAAELHYNANYLSGVFRKETNQTFSEYLLSYRLHMAKKWLKETDMTIKEIAERLQYLNSQNFIRSFRKQEDMTPGQYREKYGRAD from the coding sequence ATGCGTCCTATCAGCTTCTTTACCAAAATGATCGTGTTCGGCTGTATCCTCTGCACACTGCCCGTCCTCTTCCTCGGGTTCATTTCTTACCAGCAATCGGCCAAGGAGTTTCAGAAACAAGTGAACCGGAGCCAGGCCCAGCTGCTCGGCCAGATGAATTCCAAGGTGGAGGAGACCCTGCTGACGATCAACCACGCCCTCAATCAGCTGATCAATTCGAATACGATGGCCAAAGCCTTAAACGAGCCCTACGCTCCGGACCATTTTGAGATGTACAACAGCCTCCGCAAGGAAATCAGCAGCACCCAGTCCTTCTATACGAAGCTCGACGATGTCGTGATCGTCAACTTTCAGAAGAATTGGATGATCAAAAATTCCGGCTATTACCGGTTCGACGAATATCTCCACCATGCCCAGATTTACGGGGAGAGGCTCATGCCCCGGGAGACTACCTGGATGCTGAATCCCACAGTGTGGTTCTACAGCGAAGAGAAAGCCAACGCCATCTCTTGTCCCTACACGATCAGCCTGATCAAGAAGCTCCCCGTGAAGGCGCTGGAGAAGGACGGGCTCGCCTATGCCAACCTGTCGGCGTGCGGAATCGCGGATATTCTCCACTATACCCCGCAGCCGTCGGAAACCGTCATGATCCTGGACGAGCGGGGGCAGCTGCAGTATCATTCCAATCCGGCCCTGATCGGCCACTATGCGGCGGATACGGGCTTCCTTCCCGACATGAGCGTCCTCTCCCATGCCTCGGGACAATTCGAGACAAGCCGGAACGGGGAACGTTATACCGCGACTTATTTGAAAAGCGATTTTAACGGCTGGATTTATGTGTCCGTGATCTCCCTGGACCGCCTGCTGATGGACACTAAGAAAATCGCCAACTATACGATTCTGGTCTGCGTCCTCATCATCCTGGCCTTTGTCGGCGTCACGCTGATCGGATCGAGGCGCATGTATTCTCCCATCGGCCGGTTGATGAACCAGCTCGCCGAAAGGCTTCCGGGCAAGGAGAACGGCAGGAAAGCGAACGAATTCGAAATCATCGGAGACCGCATGCAGGCGCTGTATCAATCCAATTCGGCACTGGAGCATGAGGTGCAGCACCATCTGCAGCAGGCCCGGACCTTCTTCCTGCTCCGCCTTTACCAAGGCTCGGTAAGACGAAGCGACCTGACCGAGAAGCTGGAGCTGTTCGGTCTCGGCGAGAAAGCCGGAAGCTGGACGTACATGGCCGTGCTGACGCTTCAGATCGATTCGCTGGAGAAGACCCATTACGGCAAAGAGGATTCCGATCTGCTGCTCTTTGCGATCAACAATATGATCGAGGAGCTCATTCCTCCGGAAACCCGGTTCCCGCCTATCTTCATCGAGCAGACGCAGGTGACCCTCATCGGAACGGCGGAGCCGGACAAGGAAGCCTTCGCCGACTATTTGTACCGGACGACCGAATCCATTCAGCAAAAGGTGCGCGAGGTGCTGAAACTCGGGATCAGCATCGGCCTCAGTCTTCCGTTCGAGGAGGTACGGGCCGCTTCCATCGCCTACCGGGAAGGACACGAGGCGCTCAAGCAGCGCATTCAGCTCGGCAGCAGCGTCATCATCCAGTATGCGGACGTCAACAGCGGACGCCACCGGCTCGCCATCGACTACCCAAGCGGCTTGGAGAGCGAGCTCGTGGACGCGATTACGCTGGCGGAGGAAGAACCCGCCCTTGTCCTCCTCAGCCGGTTCATGCAGGCGGTTTTCCGGCACGAGCTCACCTTGCAGGAATACCAGGTGTCGGTCAACCGCCTGCTCAACAAGCTGCTCGGAGTCATGCAGGAATCCGGCATTTCCCTGCACCAGCTGGATACCGGCGGCAGCTCGCTCTATGAGGAGCTTAACCGCATTCAGCTCGCCGACGAGATGGAGGCCTGGTTCCGGAAACGCCTGCTGCTTCCCCTTATTGCTATCTTCCGGGAACGCCGGAACTCGCAGTACCGCAACATCTCCGAGCAGGTCATCGACAGGATCGTCAACCATTATGATACGAATTTGACCATCGAGTCGTGTGCGGCGGAGCTTCATTACAACGCCAATTATTTGAGCGGGGTCTTCCGCAAGGAAACCAACCAGACGTTCAGCGAATACCTTCTTTCCTACCGGCTCCACATGGCCAAGAAATGGCTGAAGGAAACGGACATGACCATCAAGGAAATCGCGGAGCGGCTCCAGTACCTCAACTCCCAGAACTTCATCCGTTCCTTCCGCAAACAGGAGGACATGACCCCCGGCCAGTACCGGGAGAAATACGGGAGAGCGGATTAG
- a CDS encoding extracellular solute-binding protein, with protein MRNIKRPMEKEAGDGMRAGAALGAAGKVAIGLLALALSGCTGEERTHPERTDALPISLMVTLHQPSEPSREMLDIFNRMIGAELQIDWVPSDIYREKLLNAVETNTLKKVTGVNESDYYLLKNAIRSEMFWEIGPFLDAYPNLSKLDPKVLRQTAVDGKLYGLYSERWPSRQGLIIRKDWMDKLGLRPPETTDELYTLLSRFTKDDPDGNGKADTYGLTDRNDLIYGAFKTFSSYFGTPNNWTLSNGRPQPDFMTGAYLDTMDYMKKLYDEGLINRDFAVTSKQIQRYRFLTGQSGVMVGAMDDAPRLQDELKRIQPNAELALVNRIEGPQGFGIWSIPDYSGIFLFSKRAIPTESELKRILAVYDRMLEPGPTNFLRYGIQDKHYKVIEGKVAPEPGMNEDRNANVLPFYSLMIQNISNPGLLRLSDKGQQPLVVLAQRLTDDNGKHLIRDPMLGLSSPTYDAKGTELSDIITNATYHYILGQLDRKGFEEQVKLWRQAGGDKVMEELAQAHAAKPGEATK; from the coding sequence ATGCGTAATATCAAACGGCCAATGGAGAAGGAGGCGGGGGATGGCATGAGGGCAGGAGCGGCTCTGGGTGCAGCGGGAAAGGTGGCGATCGGGCTTCTTGCCTTGGCTTTGAGCGGCTGCACCGGGGAAGAACGAACCCATCCCGAGCGGACGGATGCCTTACCCATCAGCCTGATGGTAACGCTGCATCAACCAAGCGAGCCTTCTCGTGAGATGCTCGATATCTTCAACCGGATGATCGGAGCGGAGCTGCAGATCGATTGGGTGCCGAGCGACATTTACCGGGAGAAGCTGCTCAATGCGGTGGAGACGAATACGCTGAAGAAGGTGACCGGGGTCAACGAATCCGATTATTATCTTCTCAAAAATGCCATTCGCTCCGAAATGTTCTGGGAAATCGGCCCGTTCCTGGACGCTTACCCCAATCTCAGCAAGCTGGACCCGAAGGTGCTCCGGCAGACGGCGGTAGACGGGAAGCTCTACGGATTGTATTCGGAGAGGTGGCCTTCCCGGCAGGGCCTCATCATCCGAAAGGACTGGATGGATAAGCTTGGGCTCCGCCCTCCCGAGACGACGGACGAGCTGTATACGCTGCTGAGCCGGTTTACGAAGGACGATCCGGACGGCAACGGCAAGGCGGACACCTATGGGCTTACGGACCGGAACGACCTGATCTATGGGGCGTTCAAAACCTTCTCCTCGTACTTCGGGACCCCCAACAACTGGACCTTGTCCAATGGACGGCCGCAGCCGGATTTCATGACGGGGGCTTACCTCGATACGATGGATTACATGAAGAAGCTGTACGACGAGGGCTTGATCAACCGGGATTTTGCCGTGACGAGCAAGCAGATTCAGCGGTACCGTTTCCTGACGGGCCAATCGGGGGTCATGGTTGGGGCCATGGATGACGCTCCCCGGCTGCAGGACGAGCTGAAGCGCATCCAGCCCAACGCCGAGCTCGCGCTCGTCAACCGCATCGAAGGGCCCCAAGGCTTCGGCATCTGGTCCATTCCGGATTACAGCGGCATCTTCCTCTTCTCCAAGCGGGCCATCCCGACGGAGAGCGAGCTCAAGCGCATCCTGGCTGTCTATGACCGGATGCTGGAGCCCGGGCCGACCAATTTCCTCCGGTATGGCATTCAAGACAAGCATTACAAGGTCATCGAAGGCAAGGTCGCTCCCGAACCAGGCATGAACGAGGACCGGAACGCCAACGTGCTGCCGTTCTACTCCCTGATGATTCAGAACATCAGCAATCCCGGCTTGCTCCGGCTCAGCGATAAAGGACAGCAGCCGCTTGTCGTATTGGCCCAGAGGCTGACCGACGACAATGGAAAGCATCTGATCCGCGATCCGATGCTCGGGCTCTCTTCTCCTACGTATGATGCGAAAGGGACGGAATTATCGGACATCATCACGAATGCCACGTATCATTACATTCTCGGCCAGCTGGACCGCAAGGGCTTCGAGGAGCAAGTGAAGCTGTGGCGCCAGGCTGGCGGAGACAAGGTCATGGAAGAGCTGGCGCAGGCTCATGCGGCCAAGCCCGGGGAAGCCACTAAATAA
- a CDS encoding extracellular solute-binding protein, which yields MVSTNRLVKWTSTASAIVLAASALAGCGSKETGGASGSGTSPNPSDNAPLKITMMADLHTPEVPSDEVLKALEEKTNAKFTVQWVPDGNYDEKFQAALATGSLPQVAWLKNAASVALVRSAIESGQFWEVGPYLKDYKNLSKLNGNTLNNTKINGKIYSLYQERDLARSGVIYRKDWADKLGIAEPKTTDDLYTMLKKFKEADLGGGGNTIGLADRNDLVYGSFKALSSWFGTPNNWGVENGKLVPDFMTKGYLDTMKFLKKLYSEGLINKDFPVTSKADQQNLMYTGKAGVYIGNMPDVKTMQEKTVKNVPGAQFDVTNTINGPDGKPGLWSLPGYGSLMLFPKSSVKTEADLKKLLAVFDKFFDPEVADLLKYGIEGKHYTKKDGKVVPDSDVKKLEKEATPYLGMALADTTNITPSFYTLPVMEKANTLVKAAEKFAIADPAAPLASKTAIEKGNRLQDIIKDGTYQFILGKIDEKGFQDVIKKWQDQGGAQIISEYNAEYAKGK from the coding sequence ATGGTATCAACCAACCGGCTGGTTAAATGGACAAGTACGGCAAGTGCCATCGTCTTGGCCGCTTCGGCCTTGGCAGGCTGCGGGAGCAAGGAAACAGGCGGCGCCTCCGGATCGGGCACAAGCCCCAATCCATCGGATAATGCGCCCCTCAAGATCACCATGATGGCCGATCTTCATACGCCCGAGGTGCCTTCCGACGAAGTGCTTAAAGCTCTGGAAGAGAAAACCAATGCGAAATTCACCGTTCAATGGGTGCCGGACGGCAACTACGACGAGAAGTTCCAGGCGGCGCTCGCCACCGGATCGCTTCCGCAGGTGGCGTGGCTGAAGAACGCCGCTTCCGTGGCGCTTGTGCGCAGTGCTATCGAAAGCGGCCAATTCTGGGAAGTCGGCCCGTATTTGAAGGATTACAAAAATTTGAGCAAGCTGAACGGGAACACGCTCAACAATACCAAGATCAACGGCAAAATCTACTCGCTCTACCAGGAGAGGGATTTGGCCCGCTCCGGGGTGATTTACCGGAAGGATTGGGCAGATAAGCTCGGCATCGCCGAGCCGAAGACAACCGACGACCTCTATACCATGCTGAAGAAATTCAAGGAGGCGGATCTGGGCGGAGGCGGAAACACCATCGGGCTCGCCGACAGGAACGATCTCGTCTACGGTTCCTTCAAGGCGCTGAGCTCCTGGTTCGGAACCCCGAACAACTGGGGCGTGGAGAACGGCAAGCTCGTTCCCGACTTCATGACCAAAGGGTACCTGGACACGATGAAATTCCTCAAGAAGCTCTACAGCGAAGGGCTGATCAATAAGGACTTCCCGGTCACGAGCAAGGCGGACCAGCAGAACCTGATGTACACGGGCAAGGCCGGGGTCTACATCGGCAACATGCCGGACGTCAAGACCATGCAGGAGAAGACGGTGAAGAACGTGCCGGGGGCCCAATTTGACGTCACGAATACCATCAACGGCCCGGATGGGAAGCCGGGGCTTTGGTCGCTGCCGGGTTACGGCTCGCTGATGCTGTTCCCGAAATCGTCGGTGAAAACCGAGGCCGACCTGAAGAAGCTGCTGGCGGTGTTCGACAAGTTCTTTGACCCGGAGGTGGCCGACCTTCTCAAGTACGGAATCGAAGGCAAGCATTATACGAAGAAGGACGGGAAGGTGGTTCCGGACAGCGACGTCAAAAAGCTCGAAAAGGAAGCCACCCCGTACCTGGGAATGGCGCTGGCTGACACCACGAACATCACCCCCTCGTTCTATACGCTCCCGGTGATGGAGAAGGCTAATACGCTGGTCAAGGCCGCCGAGAAGTTCGCCATTGCCGATCCGGCCGCTCCGCTTGCTTCTAAGACGGCGATCGAGAAGGGCAACCGGCTGCAGGATATCATCAAGGACGGCACGTATCAGTTCATTCTGGGCAAGATCGATGAGAAGGGCTTCCAGGACGTCATCAAGAAGTGGCAGGACCAAGGTGGGGCCCAGATCATTTCGGAATACAACGCGGAGTATGCCAAGGGCAAATAA